In a single window of the Cryptococcus tetragattii IND107 chromosome 1, whole genome shotgun sequence genome:
- a CDS encoding nascent polypeptide-associated complex subunit alpha, translating to MSIENLHISDETEIPAGATVELHSRPERKARKALEGLGLKRVQGIQRVTLRRARNVLLVVANPEVYKSPGSDCYIVFGEAKVEDPNSAAQLQAQAQLAASSQAAQQAHAHGGFKEGVPKSLEELMQDEPSADSSAPAPSGEATDAAASGDFKVSDEEIQLIVAQTGVDEAKAREAYISEKGDLINAIMKLQ from the exons ATGTCCATCGAGAACCTCCACATCTCTGACGAGACCGAAATCCCCGCCGGCGCCACCGTCGAGCTCCACTCCCGCCCCGAGCGAAAGGCCAGGAAGGCTCTCGAAGGTCTCGGCCTCAAGCGCGTCCAGGGCATCCAGCGGGTCACCCTTCGACGAGCCCGCAacgtcctcctcgtcgtcgccAACCCCGAAGTCTACAAGTCCCCTGGAAGCGACTGCTACATCGTCTTTGGAGAGGCCAAGGTGGAAGACCCTAACAGCGCGGCTCAGTTGCAGGCGCAGGCCCAGTTGGCTGCCAGCAGCCAGGCCGCTCAACAGGCTCATGCCCACGGAGGGTTCAAGGAGGGTGTGCCCAAGTCTTTGGAGGAGTTGATGCAGGATGA ACCCTCCGCCGACTCTTCCGCCCCTGCCCCCTCTGGCGAGGCCACCGacgctgctgcttctgGCGACTTTAAGGTTTCTGACGAGGAGATTCAACTCATTGTCGCCCAAACTGGTGTGGACGAAGCCAAGGCTCGAGAGGCGTACATCTCTGAGAAGGGTGACTTGATCAATGCTA TCATGAAGCTCCAATAA
- a CDS encoding glutamate-5-semialdehyde dehydrogenase — translation MADSTASASNSGAESIAIAARRAFEASQLVDPSERDVALKAIRETLQAAKDEILAANKKDMETAEALAATGKLSSSLVSRLDLGRAGKFEAMLQGITDVAALPAPTGIVTFAKEIGPELELHRVTCPVGVLLVIFEARPEVVVNIAALAIKSGNAAILKGGKESINTATLLSSLISQALATTSIPSAFVQSVSTRSEISSLLAQDKYIDLVMPRGGNELVKSIQNNTRIPVMGHADGICAVYLDESAIQEKAVRIAVESKIDYMAACNAAETLLIHSSLLTTVWPAVASALMSNSVCLRCDPATLAALQDANIPEANKFVTASSPADYSTEFLGPTIAVKTVDSVQEAIQHINSHSSHHTDSIVTEDESSMSAWCRGLDSANCFVNASTRFADGTRYGLGTEVGISTGKTHARGPVGLDGLVIYKYIMRSKKQDGSVIADHEKGGKGYTHKDLVKGEPPF, via the exons ATGGCTGACTCAACCGCATCCGCATCAAATTCTGGGGCCGAATCTATCGCTATTGCCGCTCGACGAGCTTTTGAGGCTTCTCAGCTCGTGGATCCTTCTGAGCGGGATGTCGCTTTAAAGGCCATCAGAGAAACTCTCCAAGCAGCCAAGGATGAAATCCTTGCTGCCAACAAGAAAGACATGGAG ACTGCTGAAGCCCTTGCTGCCACTGGCAAgctttcatcttctcttgttTCCCGTCTTGACCTGGGACGCGCTGGAAAATTCGAAGCTATGCTTCAAGGTATCACCGATGTAgctgctcttcctgctccCACTGGTATTGTCACCTTTGCCAAGGAGATTGGCCCCGAATTGGAGCTTCATCGAGTGACTTGTCCCGTCGGCGTGTTGCTCGTCATCTTTGAGGCTAGACCCGAGGTTGTAGTGAACATTGCTGCTTTGGCCATCAAGAGTG GTAACGCTGCTATCTTGAAGGGCGGTAAAGAATCTATCAACACCGCtaccctcctctcctccctcatctctcaagCTCTCGCCACGACATCCATTCCGTCGGCCTTCGTCCAGTCCGTGTCGACTCGATCCgagatttcttctttgctcgCTCAGGACAAATATATTGACCTTGTTATGCCCCGAGGTGGTAATGAGCTCGTCAAGAGTATACAAAACAACACTAGGATCCCTGTTATGGGGCATGCCGATGGTATCTGTGCGGTGTACCTTGATGAGAGCGCAATACAAGAGAAGGCCGTCAGGATTGCCGTGGAATCTAAG ATTGACTACATGGCGGCCTGCAATGCCGCTGAAACTCTTTTGatccactcttctctcctcaccacTGTCTGGCCCGCCGTCGCATCTGCTCTCATGTCCAACTCCGTCTGTCTTCGATGTGACCCTGCGACCCTTGCTGCTTTGCAGGACGCCAATATCCCCGAAGCCAACAAGTTTGTTACGGCCTCCTCCCCCGCGGACTACAGCACAGAGTTTCTTGGCCCTACCATTGCTGTCAAGACTGTCGACTCTGTGCAAGAAGCCATTCAGCACATCAACTCTCATTCTTCCCATCACACCGATTCTATCGTCACCGAGGACGAGTCTTCTATGTCTGCTTGGTGCCGAGGGCTGGACAGTGCCAACTGCTTTGTCAATGCTTCTACACGATTTGCAGATGGTACCAGATATGGTCTGGGTACCGAAGTCGGGATTTCAACAGGTAAAACACACGCCCGAGGTCCTGTAGGTTTGGACGGGCTGGTCATCTATAAGTACATAATGAGAAGTAAGAAGCAGGATGGAAGTGTGATTGCCGATCACGAGAAGGGTGGCAAGGGGTACACACATAAAGATTTGGTTAAAGGCGAGCCACCTTTTtaa